One part of the Mytilus trossulus isolate FHL-02 chromosome 11, PNRI_Mtr1.1.1.hap1, whole genome shotgun sequence genome encodes these proteins:
- the LOC134690756 gene encoding ras-related C3 botulinum toxin substrate 1-like: protein MENKKLIVTGDSGVGKTCLLISYTTNAFPGEYVPTVFDNYTANVMVDGKPYGLGLWDTAGQEDYDRLRPLSYPQTDVVLLCFSINDRSSLENIEKKWIPEIKHHLPNVAKMLVGCKTDLRDSSKDTCITKEEAESFASDHRMPYYETSALTQKGLKSCFDNAVRVSCRTTERKWFQKK from the exons ATGGAGAATAAGAAATTGATTGTTACAGGAGACAGTGGTGTTGGTAAAACATGTCTTCTTATTTCCTATACTACCAACGCTTTCCCAGGTGAATATGTTCCTACCGTGTTTGACAACTACACTGCAAATGTAATGGTGGACGGGAAACCATATGGATTAGGACTTTGGGATACTGCTGGACAG GAGGATTATGATAGATTAAGACCTTTGTCGTATCCACAGACAGATGTTGTTCTACTGTGCTTCTCTATCAACGACAGATCATCCTTGGAAAACATAGAAAAGAAATGGATACCGGAAATAAAGCACCATCTACCAAATGTAGCTAAAATGTTAGTTGGTTGTAAAACAG ATTTAAGAGATTCAagtaaagatacatgtataactaaAGAGGAGGCAGAGTCTTTTGCCAGTGATCATAGAATGCCATATTATGAAACAAGTGCTCTTACTCAGAAAGGATTGAAGTCATGTTTTGATAATGCT GTAAGGGTAAGCTGCAGAACGACTGAAAGAAAGTGGTTTcagaagaaatga